A window from Corynebacterium accolens encodes these proteins:
- the guaA gene encoding glutamine-hydrolyzing GMP synthase, with protein sequence MTKPNTTPRPVLVVDFGAQYAQLIARRVREAKIYSEVVSNSASIEEIKAKDPAALILSGGPSSVYADGAPALKPELLELGVPVFGICYGFQAMNHILGGTVSSTGEREYGRTDIDVKGGILHEGLEPTHKVWMSHGDAVAAAPEGFDVTATSAGAPVAAMECPAKQMAGVQYHPEVLHSPHGQEVLTRFLTEIAGLEQNWTADNIAEQLIADIRAQVGEEGRAICGLSGGVDSAVAAALVQRAIGDRLTCVFVDHGLLRAGEREQVETDFVASTGAKLVTADERSAFLKKLAGVSDPEEKRKAIGAEFIRSFERAVAGVLADAPAGSTVDYLVQGTLYPDVVESGGGDGTANIKSHHNVGGLPDDVEFELVEPLRLLFKDEVRAVGRELGLPEEIVGRQPFPGPGLGIRIIGEVTEDRLETLRQADLIARTELTNAGLDEEIWQCPVVLLADVRSVGVQGDGRTYGHPIVLRPVSSEDAMTADWTRLPYDVLEKISTRITNEVKDVNRVVLDCTSKPPGTIEWE encoded by the coding sequence GTGACTAAGCCAAATACTACCCCGCGCCCAGTCCTCGTCGTGGACTTTGGCGCTCAGTACGCGCAGCTCATTGCCCGCCGCGTGCGCGAGGCCAAAATCTACTCCGAGGTTGTTTCCAACTCCGCCTCCATCGAGGAAATCAAAGCCAAGGACCCCGCCGCGCTCATTTTGTCCGGCGGCCCGTCGTCCGTCTATGCCGACGGCGCCCCGGCGCTCAAGCCTGAGCTGCTAGAGCTTGGCGTTCCGGTCTTCGGCATTTGCTACGGATTCCAGGCCATGAACCACATTCTCGGCGGTACCGTATCGTCTACCGGTGAGCGTGAATACGGCCGCACCGATATCGACGTCAAGGGCGGCATCTTGCACGAGGGCCTCGAGCCCACGCACAAGGTGTGGATGTCCCACGGCGACGCCGTCGCCGCCGCCCCCGAGGGCTTCGACGTAACCGCTACCTCCGCCGGCGCCCCCGTCGCCGCGATGGAGTGCCCGGCCAAGCAGATGGCCGGCGTGCAGTACCACCCAGAGGTGTTGCACTCGCCGCACGGCCAAGAAGTGCTTACCCGCTTCCTCACGGAGATTGCCGGTCTGGAGCAAAACTGGACCGCCGATAATATCGCCGAGCAGCTCATCGCGGATATTCGCGCCCAAGTAGGCGAGGAGGGCCGCGCTATTTGCGGCCTGTCCGGCGGCGTGGATTCTGCCGTGGCCGCGGCCTTGGTGCAGCGCGCCATCGGCGATCGCCTGACCTGCGTCTTCGTCGACCACGGCCTGCTGCGCGCGGGCGAGCGCGAGCAGGTCGAAACTGACTTCGTGGCCTCGACCGGCGCCAAGCTGGTCACTGCCGACGAGCGTTCGGCCTTCCTCAAGAAGCTGGCGGGTGTTAGCGACCCCGAGGAAAAGCGCAAGGCTATCGGTGCGGAGTTCATTCGCTCCTTCGAGCGCGCCGTGGCCGGCGTGCTTGCCGATGCCCCCGCCGGCTCCACCGTCGACTACCTCGTCCAAGGCACCTTGTACCCGGACGTCGTCGAATCCGGCGGCGGCGACGGTACCGCCAATATTAAGTCGCACCATAACGTCGGCGGCCTCCCAGATGACGTCGAGTTCGAGCTCGTCGAGCCGCTGCGTCTACTCTTTAAGGACGAGGTGCGCGCGGTGGGCCGCGAGTTGGGCCTGCCGGAAGAGATCGTCGGCCGCCAGCCCTTCCCAGGCCCCGGCCTGGGCATCCGCATCATTGGTGAGGTTACCGAGGATCGCCTCGAGACCTTGCGCCAGGCGGATCTGATTGCCCGCACCGAGCTGACCAACGCCGGCTTGGACGAGGAGATTTGGCAGTGCCCGGTCGTGCTGCTTGCCGATGTCCGCTCCGTCGGCGTCCAAGGCGATGGCCGCACCTACGGCCACCCCATCGTGCTGCGCCCGGTATCTTCCGAGGATGCCATGACCGCGGACTGGACCCGCTTGCCGTATGACGTGCTAGAGAAGATCTCCACCCGCATCACCAACGAGGTTAAGGACGTCAACCGCGTGGTCTTGGATTGCACCTCCAAGCCACCGGGAACCATCGAGTGGGAGTAA